The sequence AGCGGCAGTCGTCCATGATCTTTATGGGATTGCAGAAACCGTTGTGGGGCAACCTGGGTATCGTGGATAACAAAGGCATTGACGCTACCCTCGAATACAACACCAATATAGGGGAAGTGCACCTCAGTCTGCGTGGCAACATTACCTACAACAAGGATGTAATGATCGAGAATGATATGCTGCCCCAGCAATACCCCTGGATGGAACGCAAAGGCCAAAACGTACTCGCCCGCTTTGGCTATGTGGCCGATGGATTGTTTATAGACCAGAAGCAGATAGATGAAAGCGCTGTTCCCGGCGACAGGTCGAAAGTAAAACCCGGCGACATCAAATACAAAGACCTCAATGAGGACGGCGTGATTGATATTTCCGACCAGCAGAGGATCGGCCGCGGCGATGTGCCTTCCATGGTATATGGCTTTGGGTTCAACCTTACCTGGAAGAACTTCTCTATTGGCGCTTTATTCCAGGGCATCAATGATGCCGACCGGATGCTGCAGGGCCGTGCGATCCATCCGTTCAATACCACCGATGGTTCCAATGCCTTTGCCATTGCGGCCGACAGGTGGACACCGGAAAATCCCCGGCAGGATGCCTTTTATCCCCGCCTCGCTTATGGCAGTGATATGAACTTCAACAATACACAGGCCAGCTCCTGGTGGGTGAAAGATGTGAGCTTCATGCGGTTGAAAACAGCGCAGATCGCGTATAACCTGCCTGCGCACCTGCTGAGAAGGGTAGGGGTTAAGAACTCTTCCATCTACCTGCAGGGCATCAACCTGCTTACCTTCAGCAAATTCGATCTCTGGGATCCCGAACTGAATACGGACAATGGCACCAGCTATCCCAACGTAAGGACCATTTCCCTGGGCGTAAATCTGAAGTTCTAACCCTGTTTGGAAACAGTCGCCAGCCTCTGGCTGGTGACGGCTATTTCAAAGCCTCTGGCTTTGTTACTGCAAGACCAACTACTAAATTGATTAAACATGAAACGACTATTATACATCGGCATAGCTTTCGTCGCTCTTTCTTCCTGTAAGAAATTCCTGGACCAGGTACCCAATGACCGGCTCACAGAAGAAGAAACCTTTAATTCCTGGGCTACCGGGCAAAAATTCCTCAATAACATCTATTCCAAAGTGCCCGACGAATACGGTCAGCGGGATGGTGGAAGATATGCCAGCAGTGATAACTATAACAATGGCGGCATCTGGACAGGCGGCTCGGATGAGGCCGAGTTCCTGTGGGACTTTGTGCGTTCCAACTTCCTCAACATTGGTTCCTGGGATGCCTCTTCCGATTTTGTGAAGACCTACTGGACCAACTACTATGCTGGTATCCGCAATGCAGGCATTTTCATAGAGAATGCACATAAAATGCAGGACCTGCAGCCGGAGCTCATCACGCAATACAAGGCAGAAGCGAGGGCTTTGCGCGCCATCTATTACTTTCAGCTCGTGCGTATCTATGGTCCCGTGGTATTGCTGGGCGATAAGATCATCAAGCCCGATGAGAACCTGCAAATACCCCGCAGTTCTATAGACGAATGCATCGAATACATCACTACCGAACTGGCGGCCGCTGCCGGCGAACTGCCCACGGTTCCCAACAGCGACCAGGATTATGGCCGCATTACCAAAGGCATTGCCCTTGCTTACCGCGCACAGGCGCTGCTATATGCAGCTAGTCCCCTGTTCAATGGCAATACCGATTATGCTAACCTGAAAAACAAAGATGGCAAGCAGTTGATCCCTCAAACGGTAGATGCCAACAAATGGAAGCTGGCTGCTAATGCGTACAAGGAGTTTATTGCCACCTTCGTGCCCGGCACCTACGACCTTTACCGGGAAAATGATGCGAATGGTTACAGCCCTTACCTGTCTTGCCGCAACGTAATGCTGAAAGACTGGAATTCTGAAGTCATCTTTTCACGCCGGGCTTCACTGGAATCCAGGCAATACGAACTATGTCCCCGCCACGATGGACAGAACGGGGATATCAGGGGTGGAACAGGCCTGGCTGCTACGCAAAAAATGGTGGATGCTTTCTTTATGGCCAATGGGCAAAGTCCGGTTACCGGTTACAATGCCGATGGTACGCCCATCGTCAATGGGGCATCCGGCTACCAGCTTACCGGCTTCACCAGCTTCAAGGCGCCTTCTTCCGATCCTACTGCTACAGCCAGGAATACCTATAACCAGTGGGTAGACAGGGAGCCGCGCTTTTATGTAAACATTACCTACAACCGCAGTGTCTGGATCAATACCAACTTTGGTAAAATAGAGACCACCTTATTTTACAATGGCAACTCCGGCAAAGGTCCCGGCAAAGGCGACTACTCGGTTACCGGTTATGTGGTGCGCAAGGCTATGGGTACGGGTAAATGGAACATCAATGATCACAAGCTGGTGCTCATCCGCCTGGCAGAGATCTACCTGAGCTATGCCGAATGCCTCAACGAAGCGGATTATGGCGGCAACCTTACAGAGACCCTGAAATACCTCAACCTCATCCGTGAGCGGGCCGGTATTCCGCAATATGGTACAGGTGTGAATGCCTTGCCTGTTCCTGCTAATCAGGACGAAATGCGTGAAGCCATCCGCAAAGAGCGCCGGGTAGAACTGGCTTTTGAAAATTCCCGCTTCTTTGATGTGCGCCGCTGG comes from Paraflavitalea devenefica and encodes:
- a CDS encoding RagB/SusD family nutrient uptake outer membrane protein; this encodes MKRLLYIGIAFVALSSCKKFLDQVPNDRLTEEETFNSWATGQKFLNNIYSKVPDEYGQRDGGRYASSDNYNNGGIWTGGSDEAEFLWDFVRSNFLNIGSWDASSDFVKTYWTNYYAGIRNAGIFIENAHKMQDLQPELITQYKAEARALRAIYYFQLVRIYGPVVLLGDKIIKPDENLQIPRSSIDECIEYITTELAAAAGELPTVPNSDQDYGRITKGIALAYRAQALLYAASPLFNGNTDYANLKNKDGKQLIPQTVDANKWKLAANAYKEFIATFVPGTYDLYRENDANGYSPYLSCRNVMLKDWNSEVIFSRRASLESRQYELCPRHDGQNGDIRGGTGLAATQKMVDAFFMANGQSPVTGYNADGTPIVNGASGYQLTGFTSFKAPSSDPTATARNTYNQWVDREPRFYVNITYNRSVWINTNFGKIETTLFYNGNSGKGPGKGDYSVTGYVVRKAMGTGKWNINDHKLVLIRLAEIYLSYAECLNEADYGGNLTETLKYLNLIRERAGIPQYGTGVNALPVPANQDEMREAIRKERRVELAFENSRFFDVRRWKIAEQTENGPAWGLNTDSGEPGFYDLKSFETRVFNKKHYLFPIPQVEIINDLQLVQNTGWQN